In Macaca thibetana thibetana isolate TM-01 chromosome 12, ASM2454274v1, whole genome shotgun sequence, the genomic window CCTTACCCATGGAATATCTTTTGGGACAGCGTCTGTGTTTTGTGTGAGCCTGGACCCCAAGACCAACACCTTGGCAGTGACCGGGGGTGAAGATGACAAAGCCTTCGTATGGCGGCTCAGCGATGGGGAGCTGCTCTTTGAGTGTGCAGGTGAGGGGGCTGAGGTAGAGGCCTGGGAGAGGTCATATTCCTTTGGGAGATCTTAGGAGCCTGGCCTGCAGTGGTCGTGCATCCAATAGCCACTTAGTGACGTCTCTTTTGTGCCAGCTCTGTGCTGGGCCCCAGGGACACGGGGAGAATACTGGTGTGTTTTGGGCACAGAGGCAGGAGGCACTCATTGGCCAAGGGAGTCTAGGAAAGGCCAGAGGAGGTCACATTGGTATAGGAGCAGTTGGGCAGAGAGGAGGACTTGGGATTGTGGGCAGAGGTGTAGAGTGGACAGAAGGGGGAAGGCATAGGAGGCTGGGGCTTGGCCCGGTTGAGTGACGGCCAGCAGTGTCTCTCCTGGCGAGACATGGGAGGGTTGGTTCCTAGAGCGGCAGTGAATTCCAGCACCTGTTCTGCTCAGGCCCGCCCCTCTTTTTTTCCTAGCTGATCGTTTCAGGGGGCCAGATACCAGAATCACATGCCCCCAGCACCAGGTACCCTATTGTTTTCCCCTCTTTCTGCCCACTTTTCTTTGAAGGCCATAAAGACTCTGTGACTTGTGCTGGTTTCAGCCATGACTCCACTCTAGTGGCCACAGGGGACATGAGTGGCCTCTTGAAAGTGTGGCAGGTGGACACCAAGGAGGAGGTCTGGTCCTTTGAAGCGGGAGACCTGGAGGTAAGATCATCAGAGCGGGAGTCAGCTCTGTGGGGCCTTGGGTTGCTGGGTGTGCAAGCTTGGGAGGCCAGTTCTTCCTTATTGTGCCAAGCCAGCTCTGAGCCAGTGCGCCCCAAGGCACGGGAAGAAGGTCTGCCTGCTACCTGGAAAATCCCCGCGGAACCCCAGAGGCAGGAAACCTTGGGTGGAGCTCATAGGACAGGCTTCTAGGTGGGATGGGGTGACGGGCCTCCCTGCTGCCCCTTCCTCCCTGTCCAGTGGATGGAGTGGCATCCTCGGGCACCTGTCCTGTTGGCGGGCACAGCTGACGGCAACACCTGGATGTGGAAAGTCCCGAATGGTGACTGCAAGACCTTCCAGGGTCCCAACTGCCCAGCCACCTGTGGCCGAGTCCTCCCTGATGGTGAGAGCACCTCCCTTGAGCGTCCTTTCCTGGGTGCAGAGGCTGAATCCCGGGATATACACCTCCCGGAGCAGCCGTCTGGGCCACAGCCGGCAAACTCTGAGGCCTGCTCTTTGGAGTGCTGACCCCCTGGCCCCAAAGCTCATAGCGCCTCTTTCCTGCTCTGAACTCACCTGTGATTCCTGGGGCAGTGTCTGGGCGCTTccactcttctttcctctccctctccccattcccTTGCTTAGTGTATCTGAGCGTGCCCTCTGCCCTCTCTTCATCTGTGCCTCTCTTCAGGGAAGAGAGCTGTGGTAGGCTACGAAGATGGCACCATCAGGATTTGGGACCTGAAGCAGGGAAGCCCCATCCATGTACTGAAAGGTATCAGAGGTGGGGGAAGTGTTAGCCTGGGCCTTTGTCGGGAGGGGCTGAGATCCTGGGGGAGGACTCAGAGGAGAGGTAGGATGAAGCCTGACTGCCTCCCTGCTCTATGCTAGGGACTGAGGGTCACCAGGGCCCACTCACCTGTGTTGCCACCAACCAGGATGGCAGCTTGATCCTAACTGGCTCTGTGGACTGCCAGGCCAAGCTGGTCAGTGCCACCACTGGCAAGGTGAGTGGACCTGGAGCCCGGCTGGGGCCTCCGCTTTCTCgactcctctccttccttcctgggtCTTCACTGTCTCCTCTCCTCACCGTCTTTCTCTCCATCAAGCACCCGGATTCCGGGCCCTCCTCTGATCCTCTCTGGCTTTCAGGTGGTGGGTGTTTTTAGACCTGAGACTGTGgcctcccagcccagccttggagaaggggaggagagtgAGTCCAACTCGGTGGAGTCCTTGGGCTTCTGCAGTGTGTGAGTGAGGATGGGGAGAGGGGTTTGTGGGAGGAGCCTGGGCTCGGGGCCCCGGAGGGAGGGCAGGGCGTGTGAGTCCAGGCCCTCATGAGTCTTCATGGTGCGCTCCTCTGCCCAGGATGCCCCTGGCAGCTGTTGGCTACCTGGATGGGACGTTGGCCATCTATGACCTGGCTACGCAGACTCTTAGGCATCAGTGTCAGCACCAGGTATGGGCAGCTGGAGCTGGGGTTGTGCGGGCTGTGGCCATGGTGGAGGGAAAACCCAGGCCTCCAGGAGCATCTACCCCAGATCTGGCTCCTGCCTGGCTGTTGTGTGTGGCTGTCCCTCTTTGTGAGAACTGGGAGCAGATGGCTCTCAGCTCTCCTGCCAACCTCTGCCCTGCCTCTGTCATTCCTCGAGGCAGTCGGGCATcgtgcagctgctgtgggaggCAGGCACTGCTGTGGTTTATACCTGCAGCCTGGATGGCATTGTGCGCCTCTGGGACGCCCGGACCGGCCGCCTGCTTACTGACTACCGGGGCCACACGGCTGAGATCCTGGACTTTGCCCTCAGCAAGTAAGTGAATTGGCCAAGGGCTGGGATCTCTGTGTATTTGGAAGGTGGGAGTAGTGGGGGACACAGGATCCTTAGGGTGTGGGAGGGGATTCCTAAGGCATGGATGCTGGGAAGCCTGAGGGTTCacagcccagcccccaccccagtgACTGATAGTGACCCTCCGGGGCCCCACATCTCAGTCATGAGGGAGAGGCTGAGACTGATTTTCCCCATCGGAGTCAGCTCTGCTTCTTCCGTGCTGGGGGCTTCCTCTAATTCCCTCCATGCTGGCTGCAGAGATGTCGGCCCAGTGCTGGGCACTAGGGCCCTAGAACTGAGGGTGTGCTGGAGGAGCCCACCCTAGGGCCCCTGGGTGGTGGGCTTGGGTCCCCCCGTCTCTGCAATCACATGCTTTCTGTTTCTAGAGATGCCTCCCTGGTGGTGACCACGTCAGGAGACCACAAAGCGAAAGTATTTTGTGTCCAGAGGCCTGACCGTTAATGGCTGCAGCCCCTGCCTGTGTGTCTGGTGTTGAGGGGACGGAGGGACCCCTGCCCCCGCCCGCCAGCAGAGGCAGTAGGGcacagagggaagaggagggtggGGCCCTGGATGACTTTCCAGCCTCTTCAACTGACTTGCtcccctctccttttcttctctttagagACCCAGCCCAGGGCCCTCCCACCCTTGCCCAGACTTGGTGGGCCCTTCAGAGGGAGGGGCGGACctgtttctctttcactttcaTTTGCTGGTGTGAGCCATGgggtgtgtatttgtatgtgggGAGTAGGTGTTTGAGGTTCCCGTTCTTTCCCTTCCCAAGTCTCTGGGggtggaaaggaggaagagatactagttaaagattttaaaaatgtaaataaaatatacttcccAGAGACAGCGTCTGTGTGGATTTTGTGGTGGCTGGACCCTAGGAGGAGCTAGCTAGGGCCCCGTCAGGCAAGGCTCTCCCGCAGAGTCGGCTGGATGTTGAGATGTGCCAGCTCCCCGTCTCCAGGGTCTGTGCACACGACACTTCTTGTCTGCCTGGAGTCGACTCTGCCTTAATCCATGCGTATGTCTGAAGGTTCTTTCTGTTGTTGGTGTGTTGAGCCATTTCCTCCTGCCTCGCCCTGAGATACGGAATGAGATAAGCATAAACAGCCCGAGGAGCTTTATTCAGTCAGTGTGGGGTcaaatagaggcagggtctctgaTCCAGAGAAGTGGGGCCCAGTGGAGACAGGCTGGGTGGCTGAGCTGGATGGATGCTCTGGTAGGAGTCAGCAGAGGCCCTTCCTTTAGTTCAAGTCCAGGTCGACGCTGCTTTGGCTGCTTGGGTGGTAGGCAGTGCTGGGGCCGGGACTGTCCCGGGAGGCTCTTCCCCGCAGCCCCTGCAGGCATCTTTGGGCAGCTGCCCTCCAGGGGGCTGTGTAGCGCCGATCGCCCAGCCCCATGGCCACGGGCACTGCCGCTGCACTGGCACTTCCCAGGGAGATGAGGGACAACAGAGTCCCAGGCCCCAGGGGTGGGCGCTGCTCATAGGCCAGGACTGAGAGGAGCAGTGTGGCCACGTAGGGTCCCCAGCACAGCCCGAAGAGCAGCATGGCTCCAGCCTGCGCCCTTGCCTGCCTCCAGGTAAGGGCCTGGGCCAGGGCCGAGGGCTCATCGCGGCACACTGCCCGCTCCAACCGGCGGATGTCCTGCAGCTGGCGGTGGGCAGTGACCAGCACGCGGACAGAGAGGAGGGCAGCAGCACCCACAGCGGGCAGCAGAAGCCCATAGACTTCGAGGTAGAGGTAGGGGGCTGGGAAGATAGCCTGGGAGCTGCAGTTGGCACCAGGGGTCCAGTGGTTCCACCCCAGAGCGGGCAGACTGGCAAAGAGCAGGGGGCCAGCCCAGGTGAGGAGCAGGGCCAGCCGAGTGCTCCCAGGGGGCTGGAGTGGCCTCAGGACTGCTATGTAGCGCTCCCCATGCACCAGCAGGAGGTTGGCgagcagggagaggaaggagaagttgGGAGCCAAGTAGAGGAGGAGGCAGGACCAGTAACCCCGGCGACTCTGGTTCCACAGCCCTGGCAACGTGGGCAATGCCAGACCCGTGAGCAGCCCAGCCAGCAGCAGGCTCAGGAAGAAGCAGCCAGCAGGCGGGCTGCGCAGGTGGCGGTCCCAGGCAATGCCCAGGGCTAGCAGCAGGTTCGCTGTGACGATGAGGCTTGCCAGGGCCAGGGAGAGCCCCAGAACCCCCTTGGGAATGGGGCTGGGCACCTCGCCAGTGGTGTTGGGCGTCATCTCGGTCCTGAGGACGGGGGAGTCCTGGAGTGGCAGCCGGCATGCCTGCAGGATGGGGTGGCCAGAGTTAGGATGGGGCTGCAGGTCGTGTCCTCCTGGCAGGGCGGCATGTTAGTCCAGGGGCACAGACCCGCAGGCTGTGGGCTGTATTATGTTCGCTGATACACGGAATTTTTCAATTAATTGccaattaaacatataaaaaatatcttTGGTTTCTATTGAAAAATCAGGTCTGGCAACACATATGTCCTATATGGTAGCAACCAGCCGGAGCTCACCGCTGGCTGCCCTTCCGACAGTCCCCACCCAGCCAGCTTTATCCATTTCTGGTATCTGCCTTTTCTGGGCAGCTGTGTTTAGGTCTCTTGTTTAGACTGAAAGGCGGGTCCATCCAGCCCCAAAGCATTTTGTGTATCCCTGCCTCCACCGGGGAGGCCCCTAAATGAGCCAAAAGAATGGACCAGGGCTGGCTGGTGTGTAGTGGTCTTCCGGCTGGCCATTAGGTGACAGGCTCCAGTGGGCCAGGTCTCGGGCACCCTGTGCCCTTCCCCCTATCTGTCCTTGTAGCCATCACAGCTCAGTGAGCAGCCTCCGGGTAGGACTTCCAGCCCATAAACTTGACTCGTCTTTGCTCCACACTAGCAACAGGGTCCTTcctgggagctggagggaggagagaagcagCAGGAGGGGACCTGTGGCAGTGAACATGGAGATGCCAGCAGCAAGGACAGGGACTCCCCAACACCCCCAGGCCTGAGGCTGAGcccagaggagagggaagaggagtcAGTGGGCAAAGCCTGGCTTCTCTGTGGCTCTCATCTGTCCCTGTCCTTCCCGTCATTCCCTGGTCTCAGTCCTCCAGTGTCATGGCTCTGCTGCCACATCCTGGGGACGGGGGAGGGGTCCTGGGTCCTGTGGGAACTCCTGCTTCTGTCAACAGGGGAGCAGCTGCTGTTGCTAGGATCCAAGTCAATAAGGAAAGGATTCatacctctcccctcctccaggaCAGGGGATCAGGGCCCCATGGCCACCCTGAGCTGAGAGGCAGGAAGATGCTCCCCTTCCTTCCCAGGTTCCCCCAGCACCCCGAACCCGGGCCTCCAAGGCCTTGtgccccctttcccctcccctaaGCGTGTTTTCTCTTCCTCAGTCTCCTCCAGTGCCCTCCACCCAGGATGCCTTTTCCTCTCTCGAGGCCTTCCAGTTTCTGTTCCCTTCCCCCTAGCACCATCAACTCTCTCAAGCCCCGCGAGACTCAGGGTTCATTACCCCAAACCTGGCCTAAGCTGGAGCTCCCAGCCCTAATTGGAAtgattccccccaccccacctccaccagaacagtgACAAAGGCAGGGAGCAGCCCCTAGGGGTGATTTCCCAGCAGGGTGCAGGCTGTACCACCTGCACACCCCCAGGGGTCTGGTGgcttgggctgggtgcagtggcctcTCCAGGATCTGGggtttgggggttgggggagtaGCTACTCACATGGCTGTTGGGAGCAGGTATTGCCTGCCCAGCCTGGGCCTTCCTGAGTGTCAGGGAGTTGCTGCAGCCAGCCCTGCAGGGGTTTGGACCATGTCTGGTGTCCTGGCTGAAGAGCACAAGTGGACCAAGTGCATGGTGTCTCCACCCGGTGGAGACAGCGGGGCCAGGCTCTCCTACCCAGGCTCTGCCCGTCTGGGTTCTCAGAGGGATGGAGAAACGAGGCTGGCGGGACTCAGCCCCGGCCCCGCCTCTGGGAGGTGGGACCTGGCATATTCTGAACCGTAGCAACTGGGAG contains:
- the AAMP gene encoding angio-associated migratory cell protein isoform X1 → MESESESGAAADTPPLETLSFHGDEEIIEVVELDPGPPDPADDLAQEMEDVDFEEEEEEEGNEEGWVLEPQEGVVGSMEGPDDSEVTFALHSASVFCVSLDPKTNTLAVTGGEDDKAFVWRLSDGELLFECAGHKDSVTCAGFSHDSTLVATGDMSGLLKVWQVDTKEEVWSFEAGDLEWMEWHPRAPVLLAGTADGNTWMWKVPNGDCKTFQGPNCPATCGRVLPDGKRAVVGYEDGTIRIWDLKQGSPIHVLKGTEGHQGPLTCVATNQDGSLILTGSVDCQAKLVSATTGKVVGVFRPETVASQPSLGEGEESESNSVESLGFCSVMPLAAVGYLDGTLAIYDLATQTLRHQCQHQSGIVQLLWEAGTAVVYTCSLDGIVRLWDARTGRLLTDYRGHTAEILDFALSKDASLVVTTSGDHKAKVFCVQRPDR
- the AAMP gene encoding angio-associated migratory cell protein isoform X2 — protein: MESESESGAAADTPPLETLSFHGDEEIIEVVELDPGPPDPDDLAQEMEDVDFEEEEEEEGNEEGWVLEPQEGVVGSMEGPDDSEVTFALHSASVFCVSLDPKTNTLAVTGGEDDKAFVWRLSDGELLFECAGHKDSVTCAGFSHDSTLVATGDMSGLLKVWQVDTKEEVWSFEAGDLEWMEWHPRAPVLLAGTADGNTWMWKVPNGDCKTFQGPNCPATCGRVLPDGKRAVVGYEDGTIRIWDLKQGSPIHVLKGTEGHQGPLTCVATNQDGSLILTGSVDCQAKLVSATTGKVVGVFRPETVASQPSLGEGEESESNSVESLGFCSVMPLAAVGYLDGTLAIYDLATQTLRHQCQHQSGIVQLLWEAGTAVVYTCSLDGIVRLWDARTGRLLTDYRGHTAEILDFALSKDASLVVTTSGDHKAKVFCVQRPDR
- the GPBAR1 gene encoding G-protein coupled bile acid receptor 1; amino-acid sequence: MTPNTTGEVPSPIPKGVLGLSLALASLIVTANLLLALGIAWDRHLRSPPAGCFFLSLLLAGLLTGLALPTLPGLWNQSRRGYWSCLLLYLAPNFSFLSLLANLLLVHGERYIAVLRPLQPPGSTRLALLLTWAGPLLFASLPALGWNHWTPGANCSSQAIFPAPYLYLEVYGLLLPAVGAAALLSVRVLVTAHRQLQDIRRLERAVCRDEPSALAQALTWRQARAQAGAMLLFGLCWGPYVATLLLSVLAYEQRPPLGPGTLLSLISLGSASAAAVPVAMGLGDRRYTAPWRAAAQRCLQGLRGRASRDSPGPSTAYHPSSQSSVDLDLN